In a genomic window of Fusarium verticillioides 7600 chromosome 11, whole genome shotgun sequence:
- a CDS encoding carbonic anhydrase, with product MSSSIVPEYEAANEQYAAAFTKGDLALPPSRHVAVVACMDARLDPAQVLGIELGSAHVIRNAGGRAADALRSVIISQQLLGTREIVIVHHTDCGMLTFSDLDLKTKVRKDLGEDVDHIAFLPFGDLEQSVRDDIAFLKKSPLVLDVPVTGYIYDVKSGKINKVDA from the exons atgtcttcttcgatcGTCCCAGAGTATGAGGCTGCGAATGAGCAGTATGCCGCAGCCTTCACCAAGGGAGACCTTGCTCTGCCTCCATCTCG TCACGTCGCTGTAGTTGCTTGTATGGACGCTCGCCTCGACCCAGCTCAGGTTCTCGGCATCGAGCTTGGCTCCGCTCACGTAATCCGCAATGCTGGCGGTCGAGCTGCAGATGCTCTCCGCTCTGTCATTATCTCCCAGCAGCTCCTTGGGACCCGAGAGATTGTCATTGTTCACCAT ACTGACTGCGGCATGCTCACCTTCTCCGATCTGGATCTCAAGACAAAAGTTCGCAAGGATCttggtgaagatgttgacCACATTGCTTTCCTGCCTTTCGGAGACCTTGAGCAGAGTGTTCGTGATGATAttgccttcttgaagaagagcccTCTTGTTCTGGATGTTCCTGTCACCGGCTACATCTACGATGTCAagtctggcaagatcaacaaggtTGATGCCTAG